One Hordeum vulgare subsp. vulgare chromosome 4H, MorexV3_pseudomolecules_assembly, whole genome shotgun sequence DNA window includes the following coding sequences:
- the LOC123447158 gene encoding purine permease 3-like, which produces MATIIAGASPAMQEAAKTPTASPPRATAASTASPARYRPSPLVIFSACLVLIGAGGPLLLRVYFVHGGQRLWLSALLQISGWPLLLPPLCVSLFRGRRHGIANLLLPPRLVVAAAVLGGFYAVSCYVYAMGSQALPLSTSSLLLATQLAFTAVFAFLFVGLRFTPFSANAVLLLIIGPAVLGVGPGAGKPAGVTSKAYWTGFCEGIAAAALAGLVLPLVEVSMERYGRRTGPAARAPPPYSTVMQMQAVMGAAGTLVCLLGMAIKSDFGALRSEAAAFGLGETKYYLVLVWDAVSWQLLNLGIMGLITCASSLLAGIMIAVLLPLSQILAVLFLHEKFDGPKGIALVLSLWGFASYMYGEKVQQKKAEAQKSELLQQQVASKTEDIELAAP; this is translated from the coding sequence ATGGCAACCATAATTGCTGGTGCCAGTCCAGCCATGCAAGAAGCAGCAAAGACGCCAACCgcctcgccgccccgcgccacAGCCGCCTCGACAGCTTCGCCGGCTCGCTACCGGCCGTCGCCGTTGGTCATATTCAGCGCCTGCCTCGTCCTGATCGGCGCCGGCGGGCCGCTCCTGCTGCGGGTCTACTTCGTCCACGGCGGGCAACGCCTGTGGCTCTCCGCGCTTCTTCAGATCTCCGGCTGGCCGCTCCTCCTCCCACCCCTGTGCGTCTCCCTCTTTCGCGGTCGCCGCCACGGCATCGCcaacctcctcctcccgccgcgcCTCGTCGTCGCGGCCGCCGTGCTCGGCGGGTTCTACGCCGTGTCGTGCTACGTGTACGCGATGGGTTCGCAGGCGCTGCCGCTGTCCACCTCGTCGCTGCTGCTCGCGACGCAGCTGGCCTTCACGGCGGTGTTCGCGTTCCTCTTCGTCGGACTCCGCTTCACGCCCTTCTCCGCCAACGCCGTCCTGCTGCTCATCATTGGCCCGGCAGTGCTTGGAGTCGGGCCGGGAGCCGGGAAGCCGGCGGGCGTGACATCCAAGGCGTACTGGACCGGGTTCTGCGAGGGCATCGCTGCAGCGGCGCTCGCCGGGCTCGTGCTGCCGCTCGTCGAGGTCTCCATGGAGCGATACGGACGCCGGACGGGACCCGCGGCGAGGGCGCCGCCTCCCTACTCCACGGTCATGCAGATGCAGGCCGTGATGGGAGCCGCCGGCACGCTGGTGTGCCTGCTCGGCATGGCCATCAAGAGCGACTTCGGAGCGCTGCGAAGCGAGGCGGCAGCTTTCGGGCTCGGCGAGACCAAATACTACCTGGTGCTCGTGTGGGACGCCGTGTCATGGCAGCTGCTCAACCTCGGCATCATGGGGCTCATCACCTGCGCCTCCTCGCTTCTCGCCGGCATCATGATCGCCGTGCTCCTGCCGCTTTCCCAGATCCTCGCCGTCCTCTTCCTCCACGAGAAATTCGACGGGCCGAAGGGCATCGCGCTCGTGCTCTCGCTCTGGGGCTTCGCCTCCTACATGTACGGCGAGAAGGTCCAGCAGAAGAAGGCGGAGGCGCAGAAGAGCGAGTTGCTGCAGCAGCAGGTGGCGAGCAAAACCGAAGACATCGAGCTGGCTGCCCCTTGA